From a single Bacillota bacterium genomic region:
- a CDS encoding protein arginine kinase, which yields MEAGGPDTDVVISSRVRIARNVRKYHFPCLAADDIRNRILEDMHLATGKKEEFKEFSYWPMADLSILEKQSLVEKHLISPLLAGESKHGALLLRPDEAISIMINEEDHLRIQAILPGLQLEEAWKEAGKYDDLIESEVDYAFDERYGYLTACPTNIGTGLRASLMLHLPALIITRQTGRILGALSQVGLAVRGLYGEGSEIIGNLVQVSNQVTLGQSEEEIISNLSSVISQVIEQEKNARQNLLDKKRANLADKAWRALGLLKFAQVMSSQEAIQLISDLRLGYDLGLIKTVDHKLLNELLVLIRPGCLQLMTGRELNREERNIERPARIKQALERSQ from the coding sequence ATGGAAGCGGGCGGCCCCGATACAGACGTGGTGATCAGTTCACGAGTTCGGATAGCCAGAAATGTCCGTAAATATCATTTTCCCTGTCTCGCTGCTGATGATATAAGAAACAGGATTCTGGAAGATATGCATTTGGCAACCGGTAAAAAAGAAGAATTTAAAGAGTTTTCATACTGGCCGATGGCAGACCTTTCTATACTGGAAAAGCAGTCGCTGGTTGAAAAACATCTGATCAGTCCCCTCCTGGCTGGTGAGTCCAAACACGGGGCGCTGCTGCTCAGACCTGACGAAGCGATTAGCATCATGATCAATGAAGAGGATCATCTGCGCATCCAGGCCATTTTACCCGGATTGCAGCTTGAGGAAGCCTGGAAGGAAGCCGGAAAATATGATGACCTGATTGAAAGTGAAGTCGACTATGCCTTTGATGAGCGTTATGGCTACCTGACTGCTTGCCCGACTAACATCGGAACTGGTCTTAGAGCTTCTTTGATGCTTCACCTACCGGCTCTGATTATAACCAGGCAGACCGGACGTATTCTTGGGGCACTTTCCCAGGTTGGCCTGGCCGTTCGGGGACTTTACGGTGAAGGTTCGGAAATAATCGGTAACCTTGTTCAGGTTTCGAACCAGGTAACTCTTGGCCAGAGTGAAGAGGAAATTATCAGCAACCTGTCCAGCGTAATTAGCCAGGTGATTGAGCAGGAAAAGAATGCAAGGCAGAACCTGCTCGATAAAAAACGGGCCAATCTGGCCGATAAAGCCTGGCGGGCACTGGGATTGCTGAAATTTGCCCAGGTAATGAGTTCCCAGGAAGCAATTCAACTCATTTCCGACCTGCGCCTCGGTTATGATCTCGGCCTGATTAAAACGGTCGATCATAAACTCTTAAATGAGTTATTGGTATTAATCCGTCCCGGCTGCCTGCAGCTTATGACAGGCAGGGAGTTAAACCGGGAAGAGAGAAATATTGAGCGCCCCGCCAGGATCAAGCAGGCCCTGGAACGCTCCCAATAA
- a CDS encoding UvrB/UvrC motif-containing protein, producing MLCQECRKNEATIHIIKSSDGKQTELFLCEHCAHDRDELDFSYEPKFSLHQLFAGLLNQNLFNNREASSFPGLQCPSCGLTFAQFSQVGRLGCSECFTAFEEQLKPLLRKIHAGCSHRGKIPFRIRTKVLYLREIDELKEDMQQKVLNEKFEEAAVLRDRIRQLEAQIIDTGTVKGENQ from the coding sequence GAAGCAACAATTCACATCATCAAGAGCTCAGATGGGAAACAGACTGAACTCTTCCTGTGCGAGCATTGTGCCCACGACCGGGATGAACTGGATTTCTCTTATGAGCCAAAATTTTCTTTGCACCAGCTCTTTGCCGGTTTACTAAACCAAAATCTCTTTAATAACCGGGAAGCTTCATCTTTCCCCGGTTTGCAGTGTCCTTCCTGCGGGTTGACTTTTGCCCAATTCAGCCAGGTAGGCAGGCTCGGCTGCAGTGAATGTTTTACCGCTTTTGAAGAACAGCTGAAACCTTTGCTGCGTAAAATCCATGCCGGATGTTCGCACCGCGGCAAAATACCGTTCCGGATCAGAACAAAAGTGCTTTACCTGCGGGAAATAGACGAACTTAAGGAAGATATGCAGCAGAAGGTCTTGAACGAAAAATTTGAAGAAGCCGCCGTCTTGCGGGATCGTATCCGCCAGCTGGAAGCACAGATTATAGATACCGGAACAGTAAAAGGAGAAAACCAGTGA